The Fictibacillus phosphorivorans genomic sequence CACCATTTTTAAGAGGAAGAAGCGTCTAAATTCTGTTTATAAAAGTAAAAATGTATTGATAAATTAACGGGTATCATTTTATAATAAATGTGTAAAATTACACTTTTAAATGTAGGGGTGAGAGAATGAAAGGGAAATATCTTTTGATTGGGCTTTCATTATATGGTATTGCATTTTACACGAGTACCTCCATCCATTCACATCAACAGAAAACAGTGGTCATAGAGGACGCGGGAAAGCTTTTGCCTACAAAGATGAAAGAGGTCAAGAGCACGCAATCTACGGAGGAGCTGCAGAATTGGGTGAGAAAAGAAAAGACGATCTCAATCGCTGGGATGCAACATAGTCAGGGTGGGCATACGGTCTATCCAAATGGAACGCTGCTTGATATGAAAAGTTATAACAAGATCCTGGACTTTAACCCAAAAGAAAAAACGATAACGGTTCAAAGTGGTGTGACGTGGGCTGATATTCAGAAGAAGATTAATCCATACGGACTTTCCATTCAAGTTATGCAGTCACAAAATATATTTACTGTTGGTGGCGCTCTTAGTGTTAACGTTCATGGAAGGGATATCAGATATGGTTCTCTGATCGATACGGTGGATTCTTTTCGCTTGTTAAAACCAGATGGTGAGATCATTTCTGTTAGTCGTGATGAGAACAGTGAATATTTTTCATATGTAATAGGCGGCTACGGTCTTTTTGGAATCATACTCGATGTCACACTGCAATTGGCTGAAGATGAGCTGTATGAACAACGCATATCCACCATGAATTACAAAGCATACGAAGAGCATTTTAAGAATAACGTTCAGAACGATGAGAAGGTTAAGATGCACCTTGCTCGCTTATCTGTAGCACCTAAGACCTTTTTAAAAGAAATGTATGTAACGGACTATGTATTTGCAGATGACCAAAAAAAGTTAACTAGATATTCAAAGTTAAATGAAGAAGAAAAAGTGGCACTTCCAAAGTTCATGTTAGGCATGTCTCGTTATAGTGATTGGGGAAAAGATGTATTTTGGGAGACTCAAAAGAAACACTTTCAAAATAGCAATGGCAGCTACCAATCAAGAAATAATGTAATGAGATCAGATAGTACGTTCATGGAATATGAAAACGCCAATCGAACAGAAGTATTGCAAGAATATTTTGTACCTGTTGATGAGTTTGCTTCTTATATTGACGATCTAAGAAAGGTGTTAGAAAAAGAAGATCTGAACCTATTAAATATTACGATTCGGTACGTCGAGCATGATGAGGATGCCGTGTTGTCTTATGCGAAGGATGATATGTTTGCTCTTGTGCTATTGATCAATCAAGGCCGTTCTGAAAAAGAGATAAGAAAAACAGAGAAAATCATTCAGAAGATGATTGACGTAACGATAGATCACGATGGAAGCTATTACTTACCTTATTATTCATATCCGACAAAGAAACAACTAAAACAAGCATATCCCCGTATCGATGAGTTCTTTCAGAAAAAGCGGGAGCTCGATCCTGATGAGCGGTTCAAAAATCTTTTTTATGAGGTGTATGCACAATGAATTATCGTACATTCGTAACAGCACAAAGTCTTTTAATGACAGCAAGCTCGATGGTATTTCCCTTCTATCTGCTTCTCATTCGTAATATCGGTGACAGCTACTCGCAGTTTGGTTTAGCATACGGACTTTTTGCACTGACTGGAGCACTGGTTCATCCTATAATTGGAAGACTTTCAGATCAATTAGGTGACCGCACCTTCATTCTGGTACATACATGGGGTATGGCTGGAATCATGTTGGTTATACCGATCATTGAAACAGTAACTGCTCTTTATCTCGTCCAAATTGTAATGGGTATACTAGGTGCAATACAAAAAACGTCGGAAAAAACCGTTTTGGCTAGGCAGTCGAATGGTGGGCAAGCAGGGAAAAAGATAGGAAGCTATCACCTTTGGACAAGTGTATGGGGAGCGATCGCGGTCATGTTAACAGGGTATCTGATCGATTTTTTAACGATCGGAAGTCTATTCTACATCGCATCAATTCTATACATGATCTCCGGTTTTCTCATTCTAAAGTCAGCAGCCATTACACTTAGGGTACAACAAAAAAAGCCTGTACAGCTATAGCTGACGGGCTTTATGTGTACATTTGATAAAGGATCCAAGTGATGACCAAGCACTGGAGTGCAAGAACAACGATTCTTTTGGCAGTATGCTTCACGCCATTATTTAATATTCTAGTAAACAATGTTTCAAACGTGATTACGATCAAGAATGTGTAAATAAAGCCTAGAAGCAGTTCTTCCATTTTTTTCACCTACTATAATGATGATCCTCATTCGCCGCCAAATCTATTAAGAGGGATCGTCGTTTTTTTGGCCTCTTCTCCAATACTTTTGAATGAAGTTTTTTACAATATCTTTTCCTGCTAATAGCGCACCTAGCCAGAAGAAAACTTCTCCGCCGATAAATAATCCACTGACGATGGCTGTTTTAACGCCTGCACCCAATGATAAGAAAGGTATGACCGGTATTAGAATCCACAGAACGAACGAAAGTATAATAAAAGTTATTCCGATTTTCTTTTTCAATGCAATCTCCTCCATAGCTAGTCACACGTAATACGAAAGAAATGACATAAAGTTTCCTTCTTATTATTCTACCAAACGATTAGAAAAAATTTCCACTGTGCATTTAAATATTAACTGGATGGTATTACCAGATAACTCTTAGTTGAAAATGTTTCCAAGTTTGGATAATGTTAAGGGGAAACTGGTGTAAAAGGGTGGGGTAATCTTGAAAAAAGAACTTGTCTATCAGAGCAGAGATAAAGAGATTGAAGTGTTTGAAGATGAATTTGGAAGTATCACGTTAAAAGAGATGCCTTATGAAGCTGCTGTAATGGTCGCGTTAGAGAATGATTCTCTCATATTGATCAGCCAATATCGACCTGCAGTAGATCAAGTTATCATTCAACTACCAGGTGGTGGAATGAACGAAAATGAAGATGCGATGGACGCGGCTAAACGAGAATTGCTTGAAGAAACAGGTATCGTGTGTGGAGAAACGGTTTTCTTAGGAAGTATCCAGCCTAGTGCGTGTTTGAGTAATACCGTTACGCATGTTTATT encodes the following:
- a CDS encoding MFS transporter; the encoded protein is MNYRTFVTAQSLLMTASSMVFPFYLLLIRNIGDSYSQFGLAYGLFALTGALVHPIIGRLSDQLGDRTFILVHTWGMAGIMLVIPIIETVTALYLVQIVMGILGAIQKTSEKTVLARQSNGGQAGKKIGSYHLWTSVWGAIAVMLTGYLIDFLTIGSLFYIASILYMISGFLILKSAAITLRVQQKKPVQL
- a CDS encoding NUDIX hydrolase, producing the protein MKKELVYQSRDKEIEVFEDEFGSITLKEMPYEAAVMVALENDSLILISQYRPAVDQVIIQLPGGGMNENEDAMDAAKRELLEETGIVCGETVFLGSIQPSACLSNTVTHVYFTKDIVEYRSQMLEKKEATIQAFHIPVDRAFRNIEQGLWKDSELAHGLLLARLKGWI
- a CDS encoding FAD-binding oxidoreductase, producing the protein MKGKYLLIGLSLYGIAFYTSTSIHSHQQKTVVIEDAGKLLPTKMKEVKSTQSTEELQNWVRKEKTISIAGMQHSQGGHTVYPNGTLLDMKSYNKILDFNPKEKTITVQSGVTWADIQKKINPYGLSIQVMQSQNIFTVGGALSVNVHGRDIRYGSLIDTVDSFRLLKPDGEIISVSRDENSEYFSYVIGGYGLFGIILDVTLQLAEDELYEQRISTMNYKAYEEHFKNNVQNDEKVKMHLARLSVAPKTFLKEMYVTDYVFADDQKKLTRYSKLNEEEKVALPKFMLGMSRYSDWGKDVFWETQKKHFQNSNGSYQSRNNVMRSDSTFMEYENANRTEVLQEYFVPVDEFASYIDDLRKVLEKEDLNLLNITIRYVEHDEDAVLSYAKDDMFALVLLINQGRSEKEIRKTEKIIQKMIDVTIDHDGSYYLPYYSYPTKKQLKQAYPRIDEFFQKKRELDPDERFKNLFYEVYAQ
- a CDS encoding transporter suffix domain-containing protein, whose translation is MKKKIGITFIILSFVLWILIPVIPFLSLGAGVKTAIVSGLFIGGEVFFWLGALLAGKDIVKNFIQKYWRRGQKNDDPS